One Arthrobacter sp. StoSoilB20 DNA segment encodes these proteins:
- a CDS encoding ABC transporter substrate-binding protein — MKFKAPKWLSVAPVAAALVISLAACGGGTSEPSGSPTDALAGSDQKSLDTFTTAEVTPLDKIDKSKLGLITDGTLRVGTLSDAPPNIFIDPSGKFTGYDNELLRAIGDKLGLKVEFASTDFSALLSQVGNKQFDVGSSSISTTDARRKTVGFTNGYDFGYMAIVTKSDSKVGGFADVKEGLRIGVVQGTVQDDYMTNTLKIEPVRFPDYNTVYGNVKNGQIDAWVAPSQQAEGQVKEGDNTKIAEKVVNTQNFTAYAVNKDNQPLIDALNSGLDAVIADGTWAKLTAEWYKDRPTAAEQTPQGWKPGSKAVQLPAK; from the coding sequence ATGAAATTCAAAGCCCCTAAGTGGCTGTCTGTTGCCCCCGTGGCCGCAGCCCTGGTGATTTCCCTGGCAGCTTGTGGCGGTGGAACTTCCGAGCCCAGCGGTTCGCCCACCGATGCGTTGGCCGGCAGCGACCAGAAGTCCCTGGACACGTTCACCACCGCCGAGGTAACCCCGCTGGACAAGATCGACAAGTCCAAGTTGGGCCTCATTACCGACGGCACCCTGCGCGTGGGCACCCTCTCCGATGCCCCGCCGAACATCTTCATTGACCCCTCGGGCAAATTCACCGGTTATGACAACGAGCTCCTCCGCGCCATCGGCGACAAGCTGGGCCTGAAGGTTGAGTTCGCATCCACCGACTTCTCCGCGTTGCTCTCCCAGGTGGGCAACAAGCAGTTCGACGTCGGATCCTCCTCGATCTCCACCACCGACGCACGCCGTAAGACAGTCGGTTTCACCAACGGCTACGACTTCGGCTACATGGCCATCGTGACCAAGAGCGACTCCAAGGTGGGCGGCTTCGCCGACGTCAAGGAAGGCCTGCGCATCGGCGTTGTCCAGGGCACCGTCCAGGATGACTACATGACGAACACGCTCAAGATCGAGCCCGTCCGTTTCCCTGACTACAACACCGTTTACGGCAACGTGAAGAACGGCCAGATCGACGCATGGGTCGCTCCCTCCCAGCAGGCTGAAGGCCAGGTCAAGGAAGGCGACAACACCAAGATCGCCGAGAAGGTTGTCAACACCCAGAACTTCACCGCCTATGCAGTGAACAAGGACAACCAGCCGCTGATCGACGCCTTGAACTCCGGCTTGGATGCCGTCATTGCCGACGGCACCTGGGCCAAGCTCACAGCCGAGTGGTACAAGGACCGTCCGACTGCTGCCGAGCAGACCCCCCAGGGCTGGAAGCCGGGCAGCAAGGCCGTCCAGCTCCCCGCCAAGTAA
- a CDS encoding amino acid ABC transporter permease: MDILNQLAETFFDWEAMGEVLPKMFAVGLPNTIVLAVVSGIIGTAIGMLLALMGISRNAAARWIARIYTDILRGLPPVLTILVIGFGFGPIIRELTGSTSPYPMAIAALSLMSGAYIGEIFRSGIQSVDKGQLEATRALGFSYGSSMRLVVVPQGIRRVLPALVNQFIALIKESSLVFMLGLLATEREIFQIGKDAAANSGNLSPYVAAAIFYLALTIPLTHFVNWIDARMRSGKPEKKEPDEAAAVVGKGAQA, encoded by the coding sequence ATGGATATCCTCAATCAACTTGCCGAGACCTTCTTTGACTGGGAGGCAATGGGCGAAGTCCTTCCCAAGATGTTCGCCGTCGGCCTGCCCAATACCATCGTCCTGGCTGTCGTCTCCGGCATCATCGGGACCGCGATCGGGATGCTGCTCGCCCTGATGGGGATTTCCCGGAACGCAGCAGCACGGTGGATAGCCCGCATTTACACGGACATTCTCCGCGGGCTTCCTCCGGTGCTGACCATTCTGGTGATCGGGTTCGGTTTCGGCCCCATCATTCGTGAACTGACGGGCTCCACCAGCCCCTACCCCATGGCTATCGCGGCGTTGTCGTTGATGTCCGGCGCGTACATCGGCGAGATCTTCCGGTCCGGCATCCAGAGCGTGGACAAGGGACAACTCGAAGCGACCCGTGCCCTCGGATTCAGCTACGGCTCCTCCATGCGCCTGGTGGTAGTACCCCAGGGAATCCGCAGGGTCCTTCCGGCCCTGGTAAACCAGTTCATTGCACTGATCAAGGAATCCTCATTGGTGTTCATGCTGGGCCTCCTGGCCACGGAACGCGAGATTTTCCAGATCGGCAAGGACGCCGCCGCCAACAGCGGAAACCTGTCCCCGTACGTTGCTGCCGCCATCTTCTACCTCGCGCTGACCATCCCGCTCACGCATTTTGTGAACTGGATCGACGCCCGCATGCGCTCCGGCAAGCCGGAGAAGAAGGAACCGGATGAGGCAGCAGCCGTGGTAGGAAAAGGAGCGCAGGCATGA